ggggaactttcctggcttctataccaccccggtgaaatgaaccagcgaaaggatctgagtccccgctcccacttcctttaccccacggcctccctgatcctgagggctccccctccactctcctgagtagcagagcccttgaaaccccaacaaggctgggcccaggtttcctggggcttaatccctgaccttgtagtcactaggggcaggagttagggtgtccccactccgaggtgctctctttacactgcaggccttcttggcccagtgatcacttcataaggttcaaagcaaatacaatttattaaacatcaactgattaaagagaatagaataagaaaaaaatgagactggttaaatgagaacacacagccctgctctgtagcacagggacatcaaaacagcagcctgcagagtgtaaggacagtccacagtctcttccttagagaccccttagaggccttggatgtgctgcggggaggggggggggctgcaggctggacacgtttgctctggcagtgaccacacagcctcaagctctaagtggccagacccctctcccagtccagagcctctccccacactttgcagttccccgctgctcaccacatccagctgcagggtgccgcttggccagtctctagcttcttgcattgcttctctgttccatttggctctctgagcactgccagtctgctgctcaacacagggtctgcgctccttgagctgtgtgtatctggctcagctgctgcaaaaactgccccttagctcacagcttgcactccttgggctatgtctcagctctctgcttgctcagagagagccagaacaatcccagctcacagggaggacggggcctggcctctccccttcctcactggcctgtccaacctgtcaatcaggctgagctggagtgttggctgctttccattgtctctggggtctgtcagtctcatgaacccttccccttctgaaactgggggctggcaaaccaaaaaagtcccacagagttttagtaaggggtaacagtccccttacatatgtAAAATGCATAGGGGTCTGGGATAGTGGTAAGGAGGTCAGCCTCAGTAAGCATTACCCTTGAACATGTTCTTTTCCTTCATATTTGCAGCCCAGaaaaatagataagcatgcagctgctcttctttgttgtgtcttttatCTACTTTTACTGGtgggctgtctagactggcaagtttttccgcaaaatcatctgcttttgcggaaaaacttgccagctgtctacactggtcgcttgaatttccggaaaagtactgacgatctcctgtaaaatcatcagtgcttttctggaaatactatgctgctcccgttcgggcaaaagtctttttccaaaagacttttgcgcaaaagggccagtgtagacagcacagtactgttttccgcaaaaaagccccgatcgcgaaaatggcgatcggggcttttttgcggaaaactgcgtctagattggccacggacgcttttccgcaaaaattgcgatttttccgaaaatgcttttaacggaaaacttttccgttaaaagcatttccggaaaatcatgccagtgtagacgtagcctacactgtataaatatttcagggttacttttcttgtaatctctgtaacctgctgattCGGAAAGTTTGTAGCATAGAAAAgtgttaatttaatttaaaaatttgtaaatagtaattaggggcaggtataataatattcatcCCCTGCTTACTAATGCTCATTTTATGgcagttaacattactaaataaggttttaggaaaagtagtgacaGACATGTGAATTAATGGACTAAAATAGACAAAAGGGCCGATTGGTGATTGGTGCCAAATTGTCGCCACTTGGACGTGGTGTTGAATGTCCGAGGAAAACGtgcatgggcaataaagcagttctgttTACCCCATCCACTCCGGGGTCACCTgtttcttttctaacaggtggGTGACAGAGGGTATGTGGGGGTGGGACACTCGTGGGTGGATGATAGGGGGCACGTGGGAGACAGGACACTCGTGGGTGGGTGACGGAGTACATGGGGGACAGGATATTTGTGGGTTGGTAAAGGCGGTACGTGGGGGACGGGACACTTGTGGGTGGGTGACGGGGTATGTGCGGGACGGGACACTCGTGGGTGGGTGAAGGGGGCACGTGGGGGACGGGACACTCGTGGGTGGGGGACGGGAGCATGTGCGGGACGGGACACTCGTGGGTGGGTGAAGGGGGCACGTGGGGGACGGGACACTCGTGGGTGGGGGACGGGAGCACGTGGGAGACGGGACACTCGTGGGTGGATGAAGGGGCCACGTGGGGGACGGGACACTcgtgggcgggggctggggcacGTGGGGGACGGGACACTCGTGGGTAGGGGACGGGAGCACGTGGGGGACGGGACACTCGTGGGTGGGTGAAGGGGGCACGTGGGGGACGGGACACTCGTGGGTCAGTCCCGCGGCCACAGGCTACACGGAGAAGCACGCTTAAAACACGTGCTGGGTGGAGACAGGCACAGGgcgacagccccgccccctagcgGTAGCTTGCTCCGCACAGGGAAGCGCTCGCTGTCTCCACCCGCAATGCGCATTCGCCGCCCGCGTGTCCCTTCCCGCTCGCCGTCGCCGCCCGCATCCGCCGGCTGTGTGTGTCCCCTCCCGCTCGCCGTACTCCCCTGCCTGCCAGCCGGCTGCCGCGATGGTGTTCCAGTGCCAGAGGGACAGCTGGGCCCGGCAGGTGCGGAGCCGCGCGgcgagcggggaggggggagggatcgCGGGGGGCGCGGCGCGAGGCTCCCACGcgtgacgcccccccccccccgctttgcaGTTCACCACCAGGGTCGCGTCCTGCCGCCCCGCGGAGCTGCCGGCCGAGGGCAGCGCGAAGGCGCCGCTGCGGGGCTTCCACGTGGAGCTGGAGGACACGATTCTCTTCCCCGAGGGCGGGGGCCAGGTACGGCGGGGCTGGGTGTAGGGGGCGGGGCAtagacgggggcggggccaggaggcgggggtggggctgggtccaGGGGGCGGGGTGTAGGCGGGGGCGAGGCTGGGACTAGGGGGCGGGGCgtaggcggggctgggggcaggggcggggtgtgggcaggggtggggctggatccagggggCGGGgtgtgggcaggggtggggctggatccagggggcggggcgtaggcggggcagggggcggggtgtgggcaggggcggggctgggtccagggggcggggcgtaggcggggctggggccagggggtggggcgtAGGCGGGGCTGGCCGGTGATCAGAGACTCCTCCCTGCAGCCCGACGACCGGGGGCTCATCGAGGACATCCCGGTGCTGCGTGTGACCCGGCAGGGCCCCGCCGCTCTCCACTTCGTGCAGGCGCCGCTGGAGCCGGGCCGTGAGGTGCTGCTGACCGTGGACTGGGAGCGGAGGTTTGACCACATGCAGCAGCACTCAGGTGACCCGCCTGGGCAACCGGGCTCCTGCCGGCGATTAGCCCCTTGCACCAAGTGCTGGTTGGACGTGGGGTTGCGAAGGTGCCCAGAGCCTTTCCATAGGCCATGGGAGCGTGGTATCCGTGTTGGGGTCTCTTTACCTCGTCCCAGGGTACAGTTACCAAACTACCTGCCAAAAAGGGAAGGATTATTAGTGCCCATTAAGATATGGTCCCACGCTGGTGTGTTTGGATGCTCAGAGCCGTGCATTTATCCATGCTGATAGGACAAGACTTGCTCGTTAAAGGAGTGTCATGTCGCCCAGGAGCCCAGAGTGGTTTTGAATGTTCGCGACTCCTTCTGTGGGTGGTGTGACCAGTGGCCACTCAGTTTTCTTCAGTAGTAGGGAACGGTTTTCTGGAACTCTTGAGAAGGGGGGTGGTATCCCTACAAACACTGTCCTAGTTAATAAATAAGTAATTTTAGATGACTTGGAGGAGCAGAGCTGCTTGCTTTGAACTCTCAACAGGCGACATTCCTTGGAGGTTTCCAGGGATGGCTGGGGGGGTAGTCCTCTGGATGCTTGCTCTTGGGCTTTGACATAAGTGGTGTGCATGTGTATGCAGCTATCAACAGTAAAAGTAAACTAAAAAACTCACTGCCATGGCTTGCACTTCTCTTCCAGGGCAGCACCTCATCACTGCCCTCGCAGATCAGATGTTTGGATTCAAAACAACTTCATGGTGAGCAGGAAAACAGTTCCTTTTAACTCAGCCCTTACAACTTGTTTGGCTTGTACCACCCCGCTGGGTTCTGAGGGACGAATGTAGGTTAATGCCCGGGCGAGGTGGGGGTGTGTGCAAAGACATTCCCCTTGGCTGCAGAGGGCTTGGGAAAAGTGACCGTGCTGGAGAGAAGCTGTGTGgaacattgctctgcctctctgtTCCTGTCTCTCAGGAACAAAGCACACAGCTGGTGCTATGTAAGCAACAGGGAGCGCATGCGGGGCACCATGCTGAGTGCTGCCTGGAGGGACTTTTGAGCTTGTCTTCTTCCTTGTATTGGCGGGCATATTTGATGTGTGGGGGCCTTGCAGGGAACTAGGCCATCAGCGCACTCTCATTGAACTGGACACGCCCTCGGTGACAGCAGAACAGGTGGCAGCCCTGGAGAAGAATGTGAATGAGAAAATCAGGGCCCATATTCCTGTGGTAGTGAAGGAGCACTCCGAGGATGACCCAGAGATTGAGACAGTGAGTAGAAACGGAGAGTGCAGACAAAATTCATTCCAGAGCCATGTGGGGCAAAGGGGAATTTGCCACTCAGTCTCCTTTTAATCCCAGGGGTGCGAGTTGCTGTGCTTGCCTCTCTGGTTCTCTTGCTAGGTGAGAAGCCGTGGCTTGCCAGATGACCACACAGGGCCAGTGCGTATCATAAGCATTGAGGGCATAGACGATAACATGTGCTGCGGGACTCATGTCTCCAACTTAAGTGACCTGCAGGTAAGGGTGGTGTCCTGCTTCTGCGCCTTCAGTGTTCAGGCATCAGCCTGTAGATCAGCTGGTACCGTAGGAGTCCCTGGATCTGCAGGATTTATGGTTCCTCTGCATGTTGTCCCTGTTGGACAGAGAATCCCAATTGCAAGCCAGAGTGAGCGTGGTGGGACAAAGCCCCACACCTTGTGCTCCCTTGATACCTTTAGCCTAGAACTCAGTCCTCCCAACTGCTGTCCTCTACATGGAGAGAGGCGTGGCCACGGAACACTGTGTCACTtgtctgggcactcattaatggatctcaaagtcaccatattaTCTCAAACCAATTTCAAGAGCCAGCTGAGCAGGAAAACTACAGAGCTTAATTTCGTTTACAAGTgtgattcctacaacagaagtctaaacaaagaccttaactggatgggccgctacattccacatcctaatgacataacaaagcaaacaatgggtacttaaaatGGGTACgaagtattcttatcagcttcgtttagcatggacactctaattgacaatttctttccccttttctttcttctttttcctccccccccccctctttccactctgtgctatttatttgaaaactggaccgaccccttaaactccattcatctgaagaagtgggttgtgcccacaaaagcacatgataccatcaacatgttttgttagtctctaaggctgtctctacactgccagtttttgctgcagaaaatatgctaatgagggactcatttgcatgagtcactcatttgcatattttctgccaatccgtttttgaaACCTGTGCTGGAGACACTTCAGTGAGAATTCCCTAGTGACCCTCATGCAGAATTATATGAAACCAGGAGCAGCCCAaggcgggctgtggcagctggcgccccaggcgaaaCGCGCAAtcagcacccccgcctgcacggctgtcaatggggtgacatcatcatcaggcgccctgtgacgtcatcatcgggcaccgttgaaggcggtgccctaggcgaTGGCCAAGTCAGCCTATatccaggggctgcccctggatgAAACACAatcccagagctgcctctgggtttCGGTGTCCTTCAGTCAGCTTACTAAGTCAAATGACCCTTCCCTTATAGTTCATATGCTTGGTACACTGTAGGGTGGGACACTGTGGTGTAGATGGCTGGGTGACGTATCTCATCCAGGCATCTTAGACAGCATTGACACATGGCTAATGAACTGCAGCTCATCTATTTTTTGACTATATCTGAAGGCTGATTTCAGTGGATTTCATTTTGGAGACAGAGTTGACAAATGGTCTCATGGGAACTCTAGCAGTGTGTGTGTAATGCACCATTGTGCCTCTGATCagggtgtttgttttttgcttaaggTTATTAAGATCCTTGgcacagaaaaggggaaaaagaacAAAACCAACCTGGTCTTCCTGGCAGGAAATCGCGTACTGAAATCCGTGGAgcgaagtcacagcacggagaagGCACTAACCTCGCTGCTCAAGTAATGCTCTTTTCTTCTGTTTCTCCGAGCCTTGCTTCTCTTTCTCACACAGAGGAACAGCATGTAACCCTAGAAAGGGCATTTCTAGCGTCTGGCAGAGTGTTGTCTGCTGCCACTTCATTGGCGGCACACTCTCTGGCCAGCACCTTGACGGCCCAAACTCTGCCTTGGTTTTTCCAGGAACGGTGCAGATGAGCATGTGGAAGCTGTGAAGAGGCTGCAGAATTCAGTGAAGCTGCTTCAGAAGGTACAGCCGAggcccagcacctgcccctgccGTCTTTCCATCCAGGGTCTGAGCTATAGTCATAACAAGAGTGCTCTGAATGAGCTTATTTAATGAGAATTGAGAGTtagaatctctcttgagtggatCCCAGAGGTTGTGAAAATTGTGACTCTGTCTGTCTCAGGAAAGGCCATTC
This genomic interval from Pelodiscus sinensis isolate JC-2024 chromosome 29, ASM4963464v1, whole genome shotgun sequence contains the following:
- the LOC102460926 gene encoding alanyl-tRNA editing protein Aarsd1 isoform X1 — protein: MVFQCQRDSWARQFTTRVASCRPAELPAEGSAKAPLRGFHVELEDTILFPEGGGQPDDRGLIEDIPVLRVTRQGPAALHFVQAPLEPGREVLLTVDWERRFDHMQQHSGQHLITALADQMFGFKTTSWELGHQRTLIELDTPSVTAEQVAALEKNVNEKIRAHIPVVVKEHSEDDPEIETVRSRGLPDDHTGPVRIISIEGIDDNMCCGTHVSNLSDLQVIKILGTEKGKKNKTNLVFLAGNRVLKSVERSHSTEKALTSLLKNGADEHVEAVKRLQNSVKLLQKNNLNLLRDLAVLTAQNFKSNPGRGRVFVLHRKDGDSEFMNIIANEIGTEDTLLFLTVGDEKAAGLFLLAGPSEAVEKLGPRVAELLEGKGAGKRGRFQGKATRMSRRAEVQALLQDFLGHQSLEE
- the LOC102460926 gene encoding alanyl-tRNA editing protein Aarsd1 isoform X3 encodes the protein MARQPAKTLWYDRPRYVFLEFCVEDSKDVKVDIEDDRVVFSCKNADGVEMFNKINLYARVNSKDSQQKRSDRSITCFIRKLKEKVAWPRLTKENIKPVWLFVDFDNWRDWEGDEEVELAMTAQYAELLQRVTVKAPPPAMDDLEFTTRVASCRPAELPAEGSAKAPLRGFHVELEDTILFPEGGGQPDDRGLIEDIPVLRVTRQGPAALHFVQAPLEPGREVLLTVDWERRFDHMQQHSGQHLITALADQMFGFKTTSWELGHQRTLIELDTPSVTAEQVAALEKNVNEKIRAHIPVVVKEHSEDDPEIETVRSRGLPDDHTGPVRIISIEGIDDNMCCGTHVSNLSDLQVIKILGTEKGKKNKTNLVFLAGNRVLKSVERSHSTEKALTSLLKNGADEHVEAVKRLQNSVKLLQKNNLNLLRDLAVLTAQNFKSNPGRGRVFVLHRKDGDSEFMNIIANEIGTEDTLLFLTVGDEKAAGLFLLAGPSEAVEKLGPRVAELLEGKGAGKRGRFQGKATRMSRRAEVQALLQDFLGHQSLEE